The genomic region ACTCTTACATCGTAAGTATTACCTAATACGAATTCATCTGGTAGATCGTGACTTGTAATACTTGCTAATTCGTAGGAGGTGATTTGGGAATCATTGTCTACTGAACAATTTATTAGCAGTAATGTTAGGGCTATTACAACCAATTTTCTCATATTCTTATTGCTTTTATAGTAGATGCAATAATTGAGAAATGGTTGCGTAGGTATCAAAAAAAATCCCCGGATGGGGATTTTTAATTAAGCTTCTCTAGCGACCTTGATCGCATCTTTAATTTTGACTTCCAGTTCTTCCATAAGATCTGGATTGTCTTTTAATAAAGTTTTGACTGCATCACGACCCTGTCCAAGTTTCGTGTCTTCATAGCTAAACCATGATCCACTTTTCTTAACGATCTCGTAATCCACACCAATATCAATAATCTCACCGATCTTAGAAACACCTTCACCATACATAATATCAAATTCGGCAGTTTTAAACGGTGGAGCAACTTTGTTCTTCACTACTTTAACCCTAGTCTTATTACCCATTACGTTATTTGCACTATCCTTGATCTGGGTAGATCTTCTAATATCCAAACGAACGGAAGCATAGAATTTCAATGCATTACCACCGGTAGTAGTTTCCGGATTTCCGAACATTACCCCGATCTTCTCTCTTAGCTGGTTGATAAAGATCACCGTACAATTTGTTTTGCTAATAGAAGAAGTAAGTTTTCTAAGTGCCTGCGACATTAATCTCGCATGAAGTCCCATTTTAGAATCACCCATTTCACCTTCGATCTCACTCTTTGGTGTAAGTGCCGCTACAGAGTCAATCACAATAATATCTATCGCACCAGAGCGAATAAGATTATCTGTTATTTCAAGAGCCTGTTCACCGTTATCTGGTTGAGAGATGATCAGGTTATCAATATCAACATCAAGCTTTTCGGCATAAAAACGATCAAAAGCATGTT from Christiangramia sp. OXR-203 harbors:
- the recA gene encoding recombinase RecA — translated: MSNDKEKEAKLKALKLTLDKMDKTYGKGTVMKMSDQVVVDVDAISTGSLGLDLALGVGGYPRGRVIEIYGPESSGKTTLTLHAIAEAQKKGGIAAFIDAEHAFDRFYAEKLDVDIDNLIISQPDNGEQALEITDNLIRSGAIDIIVIDSVAALTPKSEIEGEMGDSKMGLHARLMSQALRKLTSSISKTNCTVIFINQLREKIGVMFGNPETTTGGNALKFYASVRLDIRRSTQIKDSANNVMGNKTRVKVVKNKVAPPFKTAEFDIMYGEGVSKIGEIIDIGVDYEIVKKSGSWFSYEDTKLGQGRDAVKTLLKDNPDLMEELEVKIKDAIKVAREA